A region from the Silene latifolia isolate original U9 population chromosome 7, ASM4854445v1, whole genome shotgun sequence genome encodes:
- the LOC141592992 gene encoding uncharacterized protein LOC141592992, with the protein MAYFSSSNYEQYYDNYQFYQPYYDDNVDYDTQESRYVQYDYSDHTQYYNNEFQVAPSQSLVGYYCSNNNNTNNNDFFGSKNANFHENGDYYYDPVSTQFVISYNISEKEANDLVFKEYNPEPYHGGYDINETYGKALPPSIDICYPPTKINPNLSVPLPYGKEEPKLEAESKPETNLIGSDEDEDFEDEDEDDNDGKQEILQNVEGEEKPKSILVLEENVIDSEEDEDEDEDQDEDEDEDEDEDKDKDKDTDGKQEILQNFEGEEKPKSILVLEENVIDSEEDEDEDEDEDQDEDEDEDEDEEDEDNGEQVIMPTLEGGKEDIASKVNVGHEKEEGNRGNEDGYGKEIRRQITPGYGMEAIDICEGLFGGYFPCLLKKNKGGSCKQCGGSGVKLRNMDEYECWQGTVDYFFGNPNPYGGSMPEKGSYGDPMLSYQRYYPQESIVGEVKYEENENENENSSWLHDYSRFNYGHN; encoded by the coding sequence ATGGCATATTTTTCGAGTTCAAATTATGAACAATACTACGATAATTACCAGTTTTATCAGCCTTACTACGACGACAACGTCGATTATGATACACAAGAATCGAGGTACGTACAATATGATTATTCTGATCATACACAATATTATAACAATGAATTTCAAGTAGCTCCTAGTCAATCATTAGTTGGTTATTAttgttctaataataataatactaataataatgatTTTTTTGGATCAAAAAATGCGAATTTTCATGAAAATGGCGATTATTATTATGATCCTGTATCAACCCAATTTGTAATTTCATATAATATTTCTGAAAAAGAAGCTAATGATCTTGTTTTTAAAGAATATAATCCTGAACCTTATCATGGTGGATATGATATTAATGAAACTTATGGTAAAGCTTTACCTCCTTCTATTGATATTTGTTACCCTCCTACTAAAATTAATCCAAATTTGAGTGTTCCTTTACCCTATGGTAAAGAAGAGCCAAAACTCGAGGCTGAATCAAAACCCGAAACCAATTTGATTGGttctgatgaggatgaggatttTGAGGACGAGGATGAGGATGATAATGATGGAAAACAAGAGATTTTGCAAAATGTTGAGGGTGAGGAAAAACCCAAGTCAATTTTGGTCCTAGAAGAAAATGTCATTGATTCtgaggaggacgaggacgaggatGAGGAccaggatgaggatgaggatgaggatgaggatgaggataaggataaggataaggatactGATGGAAAACAAGAGATTTTGCAAAATTTTGAGGGTGAGGAAAAACCCAAGTCAATTTTGGTCCTAGAAGAAAATGTAATTGATTCtgaggaggacgaggacgaggacgAGGATGAGGAccaggatgaggatgaggacgaggACGAAGACGAGGAGGATGAGGATAATGGAGAACAAGTCATTATGCCAACTTTAGAAGGTGGAAAAGAAGACATTGCCTCAAAAGTCAATGTTGGTcatgaaaaagaagaaggaaatcgCGGTAATGAAGACGGATATGGGAAGGAAATAAGGAGACAAATAACACCAGGGTATGGAATGGAAGCAATAGATATATGTGAAGGGTTATTTGGAGGGTATTTCCCTTGTTTattgaagaaaaataaaggaggTTCATGTAAACAATGTGGTGGTAGTGGAGTAAAATTAAGGAATATGGATGAGTATGAATGTTGGCAAGGGACAGTTGATTATTTTTTCGGGAATCCGAATCCGTATGGCGGGTCGATGCCGGAAAAGGGGAGTTATGGTGATCCTATGCTTAGTTATCAAAGGTATTATCCTCAAGAATCCATTGTTGGGGAAGTGAAGTATGAGGAGAATGAGAATGAGAATGAGAACTCTTCTTGGTTGCATGATTATTCAAGGTTTAATTATGGTCATAATTAG
- the LOC141592999 gene encoding uncharacterized protein LOC141592999, protein MSAFSHLLRRPFSTVNLNHLYKEKNIVKLVDSFKKNTQNPDFRKKASYYEFIVQQLTRAKAVGLIEETLNDQKKYVETSNEGFAVRLISLYGKSGLFNHAHQLFDEMPELKSERTVKSFNALLGACVSCKEFDKVNGFFRELPKKLGIKPDVVSYNTVIKGFCEMGSLDLAAAMLDEMEKEGVTPDLITFNSLLDGFYKKRRFLEGEKMWGMMEKYNVVPDIISYNMRLLGLVLQDKMQEAVEFVEEIKNVELTPDKFTYNFLFKGFCCNRKYLEQAKSWYSAMVKTNCEPDNATFATLLPYACSNGDFQFAARLSRRLFHRRLRLRDVSMVQRVIDGLMKQSEVNEAMLLLQLGRDSKVSCYRSLRMRNPKN, encoded by the coding sequence ATGTCAGCATTCTCTCATCTTCTACGCCGCCCATTCTCAACTGTAAATCTCAATCATCTTTACAAAGAAAAAAACATCGTAAAGCTCGTCGATAGCTTCAAAAAGAATACCCAAAATCCCGATTTTCGCAAAAAAGCATCGTATTATGAGTTCATAGTTCAGCAATTAACCCGGGCCAAAGCTGTCGGATTGATCGAAGAAACCCTCAATGATCAGAAGAAATATGTGGAGACCAGTAACGAAGGTTTTGCAGTTCGATTAATTTCATTGTATGGGAAATCTGGGTTGTTTAATCATGCACACCAACTGTTCGATGAAATGCCTGAACTAAAATCTGAGAGAACTGTGAAATCGTTTAATGCCCTTTTGGGGGCGTGTGTTAGTTGTAAGGAATTTGATAAGGTTAACGGGTTTTTCCGGGAGTTGCCGAAGAAGCTTGGGATTAAGCCGGATGTTGTGTCGTATAATACGGTGATTAAAGGGTTTTGTGAGATGGGTTCTTTGGATTTGGCTGCTGCGATGCTTGATGAGATGGAGAAGGAGGGAGTGACCCCGGATTTGATCACGTTTAATTCGCTGCTTGACGGGTTTTATAAGAAAAGAAGATTCTTGGAGGGTGAGAAAATGTGGGGTATGATGGAGAAGTATAATGTAGTTCCTGATATTATAAGTTACAATATGAGGTTGTTGGGATTAGTGTTGCAGGATAAAATGCAGGAGGCGGTTGAATTTGTTGAAGAAATTAAGAATGTCGAGTTAACGCCTGATAAGTTCACTTATAATTTCTTGTTCAAAGGTTTTTGCTGTAACAGGAAGTATCTTGAGCAAGCCAAAAGCTGGTATTCTGCTATGGTGAAAACCAATTGTGAACCGGACAATGCGACTTTTGCTACATTGTTGCCATATGCTTGTAGCAATGGTGATTTTCAGTTTGCTGCTCGGTTATCTAGGAGGTTGTTTCACCGTCGGTTACGGTTAAGAGATGTAAGCATGGTACAAAGGGTGATTGATGGTTTGATGAAGCAGTCGGAGGTGAATGAAGCTATGTTATTACTGCAGCTTGGCAGGGATAGTAAAGTTTCTTGTTATCGTAGCCTCAGGATGCGTAACCCAAAGAACTAG